CTGGCGGCTTCAAGCCCCACGAGATCACCGAGGACGGTATCTCACCGCGCGCGTTCCCCGGCACCGCCGGCGGCGCGCACATGTCCACCGGCCTCGAACACGACGAACAGGGTCGTCGCACCGAGGACACCGAGATGCGCGTGAAGCAGGTCGACAAGCGCAACCGGAAGGTCGAGACGGCGAAGGAGCGTGAGGACTTCTCCCCGCGCGAGTTCGGCGACGCCGACGCGGACAACCTCATCGTCACCTGGGGCTCCAACGAGGGGACCCTCGTCGAGGCGCTGGAGTACCTCGACGACGACGACGTCGATGTGCGCATCCTCTCGTGCCCGTACATCTTCCCGCGCGCCGACCTCACCGAGGAGTTCGAGGCGGCCGACCAGGTCGTCGTCGTGGAGTGTAACGCGACGGGGCAGTTCGCGGACGTCGTCGAGCACGACACGCTCCAGCGCGTGAAGCGGATCAACAAGTACGACGGCGTGCAGTTCAAGGCAGACGAACTCGCGGCGGAGATCAAAGAGACGCTGGCCGCCGACGGCCAGGAGGTGGAAGCATGAGTTCCCAGGTCAGGTTCACCGACTTCAAATCGGACAAGCAGCCCACGTGGTGTCCCGGATGCGGCGACTTCGGGACGATGAACGGCATGATGAAGGCGCTCGCGGAGACGGGCAACGACCCCGACAACACGTTCGTGGTCGCCGGCATCGGCTGTTCGGGCAAGATCGGCACGTACATGCACAGCTACGCCATCCACGGCGTCCACGGTCGCGCGCTCCCGGTCGGCGCGGGCGTGAAGATGGCCAACCCCGACCTCGAAGTGATGGTCGCGGGCGGCGACGGCGACGGCTACTCCATCGGCGCGGGTCACTTCGTCCACGCCGTCCGTCGCAACGTCGACATGAGCTACGTCGTGATGGACAACCGCATCTACGGGCTGACGAAGGGGCAGGCCTCCCCGACCTCGCGCGAGGACTTCGAGACCTCGACGACGCCCGAGGGGCCCCAGCAGCCCCCCGTCAACCCGCTCGCGCTCGCGCTCGCCTCGGGTGCGACGTTCATCGCCCAGTCGTTCTCCAGTGACGCGCTGCGCCACCAGGAGATCGTCCAGAAGGCCATCGAGCACGACGGCTTCGGCTTCGTCAACGTGTTCTCGCCGTGCGTCACGTTCAACGACGTGGACACGTACGACTACTTCCGCGACTCGCTGGTCGACCTGGCGGAGACGGACTACGACCCGACCGACCGCGAGGCGGCCAAGGAGAAAGTCCTCGACGCCGACAAGGAGTACATGGGTGTGCTCTACCAGGACGAGGACTCCGTGCCGTACGAGGAGACCCACGGTCTCGACTCCAACATGAGCGAGATCGACCACGACGGCGCCCCCGAGGGCGCGATGGATCTGGTCCGCGAGTTCTACTAACCACCCGCGTTTCGGCGTTTCTCTTTCGAGTTCCTCACGGTACCCGGCCGAGTCCTGGGCACGTCGCTGTGTTCCACCCGTGTAGACTCCACGCCATCGATCGGTCCCACTCCCGCTCGGCACACAACACGGGAGCGGCCACCGTCGGTCCCGGCGCGACCGATCTCAGTTGACCGCCTTGGACAACTCGGCGCCGGCTTTGAACTTCACGACGTTCTTCGCGGCGATCTTGATCTCTTTCCCCGTCTGCGGGTTGCGCCCGGTGCGGGCCGAGCGCTTCGAGATGCTGAACGTCCCGAACCCACCGAGCGAGACGTCTTCGCCCGCGGCCAGCGTGCGCGTCGCCACGGTGACGAACGCGTCGAGCCCCCGCTTCGCGTCGGCCTTCGACAGGCCGCTGTCGCGCCTCTTCCCGACTTCGCGGACGATCATGTCCGCGTCGACTACGACATCGGCGTCGCCGCAGCGGTAGGCCGCCGCGGCGCGGCGCTCGTCGTGCCGTCCGGGCGTCAGGTCCAGCGCGGCCGCGAGCTCCGGGCACGGACCGAAGGCGACCGGGGAGTCGTCAGACTGCCCCCGGCTCCGACGGCCCGGGCGCTTCCGCACGACGAACGCGCCGAACGCGGGCAGCGCGACGGAGTCGCCCGCCGCCAGCGCCCGCGTCGTCACCGCTGTGAGCCCGTCGAGAACCCGTCCGGCGTCGCCCGCCGACAGGCCCGCTTCGCTCGCCATCTTCTCGATCAACTCCGGCTTACTCGTCGCTGCTCCGACACCCGTCGTGGTGGCCAGCGCCAGTCCCGCGGCGGTCGAGAGGACGGCGCCCCGGCGGAGCAGCGTTCGTCGCGAGAGTCGTTCTTCTGTCGCAGTCCCAGTAGTCACGACGTAGTATCGCTGTTGGTAGATATAGTCGTAGTGTGCGTACCAGTTGATCGAGGCCCGTAGACGCCGACTCAGCAGCGAGCAGCTCGTGGCCGACGGCGGGGTCGGCGCTGGTGTCGGCGTCGGCGGATTCCGGGCGGTCGTGGTCCCCGAGAATAAGTGGCAGCGTCTGGGCTACCGCCCCCCGACGACGGCTGCTCCGTCAGGAACCACAGACGCCGGCGCGCGTCAGACGCCCCGATCCCGGCAATCTCCAACGCTCCAGTTCTTCCGACGCCGCGACAGCCAGACGGCGAATGCGCTTGTCGACGTCGACCGTCCGTGAAAAAATCGAGGCTTCCGACGTGGCAGCGCTCAGAAACTGTCCTTGAGTCGAACTTCGTCGTCGGTGATGGTGTGAATCCGGTTCTCGTCGAGCATGTAGTCGTCTTCGTCAGCGGAACCCCAGCCGAGTTTCGATCGGACCGAGTCGGTGAGTCCCAGGTCGGCGTCTACGTACGCGGTTCCGTCTTTCACTTCCGTGACCATTCCGATCTTCTGGCCGACGGAGTCGACCACTGCTTTCCCCTCGTCTTCTTCTGTAACGTGGTTTCGGTCCATCGCGCTTGAGCCGACACGTGGTGTGAGGATTGTTATTACGAGCGTATTCGGACGAGACGTGGAGTAGACCCGTGTTTGGTCGACGACAGTCGTCCATACTCGGCTAGTAAGCGTCGGGTTGCGTTCCCAGTAGCCCAGAGTTTGAGTCAGCTTCGTCCGTGAGCCACCCAGCAGTGTCCCGAGTCAGTGTCGACGGGGTCGGAGCTGGTGGTATCGACTACTGGCGTGCCGATCACAGTCGACCTCACCGAGGTGTCCACACCGGGCTATCGCTCCCGCACGACGACGAACTCCGCCAGATCCCGGAGGTACCCACGCGCATCCGACTCGCCGATTCCGGCGGTCTCCAGCGCCTCCAGCGCGGCGTCCGCCTGATCGCGGGCGCGCTGGTCGGCCTCCGCGGGTGTGAGATCCGTCACCTGCAACAGCGAGGGTCGGTCGACGGCCTCGTCGACGCCGGTCGGCTTCCCCAACTCGTCGGCGTCGGCGGTCGCGTCGAGCACGTCGTCGCGAATCTGGAAGGCGACGCCGACCCGCTCTGCGTACTCGCCGAACGACTCGATCGTGAAGCCGTCGGCGCCCGCGGCGACGGCCCCCAACTCGGCGGCGGCGCGAAACAGCGCGCCCGTCTTGCGGCGCGCCAGCGTCATGTACTCCGCCTCGTTCGTCGGCTTGGCGACCAACTCGGTCGCCTCGCCCTCGCCCAGCTCCACCATCGCCTCGGCGACGACCTGCATCGCCTGCTCGTTCGTCGAGAACAGGTGGAACGCCTCGCCGAGCATCCCGTCGGAGGCGACGATAGCGGGGCCGTAGCCGAACTCGGCCCACGCGCTCGGCGTGCCGCGGCGGACGTCCGAGCGGTCGATGATGTCGTCGATCACCAGCGACGCGTTGTGGACGAGTTCGACGCCGACGGCGAAGTCGACCGCGTCCTCGGGGTCGCCGCCGGCGGCCTCACACGAGAGGAGCGTCACGGTCGGGCGGACGCGCTTGCCGCCCGCGAGCGCGACGTGTTCGATCTCGTCGCCGAGTTCCGACGGCTCGACCGCACCCGTCACCTCGGCGAGGCGCTCGTTGGCCATCGCGACCCGACGCTCCAGATACTCCATCTACCGACAGTCGGGGCCGGGCGGAAAAGAGGGTACCGGAAGCCGGATCGAACGCCCGGGAGTCCCCGCGGTGTTCGCCGGCCAAACCGAGCGTCGCCCCGCCGCTCACTCGGTGTCGACGCCCCTGAACTCGAACCGGGCGCCGCCGTCGGCCGACTCGGTGACCGTGAGGTCCCAGTCGTGGGCGGCCGCGACCGCCGAGACGACGGCGAGCCCGAGCCCCGAACTCGACCTGGCTGTCGTGTACCCCTCCTCGAGGACCACTTCCCGTCGGTCTACCGGGATCCCGGAGCCGTCGTCGGACACGTGGAAGCCGTCCGCCAGCGGGCCGACCGTCACCGTGGCGTCGCCGGCGCCGTGTTCGACCGCGTTCCGAAAGAGGTTCTCCAAGAGCTGTTTCAACCGGAACTCGTCGGCGACCACGGTGACGTCCGCCGGCGTTCGGAGGGTCGCTCCCCGGTCGGAAACGGCGCCCCAACTCTCCTCGGCCTGCGCGGCCAAAGAGAGTCGGGTCGTGTCGATCCGATCGCGGTCGGTCTCGATCAACAGCAGCGCCTCGTCGATCATCCGGTTCATCCGGTCGAGCGCGTCGGTGCACTTGTCGAACGCCTCCACCTCGCCGGTTTCGCGGGCCCGCCTGAGGTAGCCGGTGAGGATGTTGAGCGGGTTCCGCAGTTCGTGTCGGAGCGTCCGCGAGAAGCGTTCCATCCGCATCGCCTGCTCGCGGAGGCTGATCGTCTGTCGCCGCTGGGTCAGGAGGTTCGCGACGGTGTGGAGCAGCGACTGCCGGTCGACCGGGGCGGCGGTCACCTCGTTGACGAGCATCGGCGGTTCTGCCGTGACCGGGTCGGGGAGCGTCACGGAGACCGACGAGAGCTCTCGGCGGACGAGCAACACGGGACACAGCACCGGCGCCGTGGCCCGTTTGTGGGCGGCGATCGCGACCCGGTTGGCCGGAAAGGAACTGTCGTCGACGAGGATCAGGTCGGGGTCGGCTTGCGCGATGTCCGTCTCGTCGGTCACGTCGTAGTACGACCCGAGGATCGACGCCAGCGCGCGGCGGTTCCCCCGTTCGGCCACCAACAGTTGGATCGTCGCCCGGGGCGGTTCGGCGCTCATTTCGCTCCGTGATCGGAGGCGTCATCGACTTGCAGCGACCCCTCGAGGACTCCCTGCATGTCTTGAATCGGCTCGCCCACGGAGAGCCCGTCTCCACCGATCTCGAACTCCCGGAGTCGCGTCTCGAAGGGGCCGACCCGCTTCTTCAACACGCCGACCGCCCGTCGAAGCTCACCCTTGTGCTCGAAGAAGTTCTGGAACACGATGTTGTCGGCGAGGTAGCTGAGGTTCGCGCTGGTGGGCCGCGGAAGCCCCATCACTTCGCTCCGCTCGTCGATCAAGATTACGGAGACGTTCATGTTGGTCAGGAAGCGGGTGAGCGCGTGGAGCTTCCGCCGGAGGTCGATCGCCTCCTCGTCCCCCTTGATGGCGGTGCGATACCCCTCGATTCCGTCGATGACGACGAGGGTCGGGTCGCGCGCCTCCACCTGGGTGCGCACCAGGCGACCGAACTCCTCGGGCGACTGCTTCAGCGGTTCGATCGTGTCGATCGTGAGCCGGCCCGACTCCCGTAGCGACTCGATCGGGATGCCGAACGACTCCGCACGGTAGCTGAACAGCGCCAGCGACTCCTCGAACAGGTACGCCAGCGCGTCCCCGCCATCCGCCGCGACGGACGCGAGGAACGCCGTCGCCGTCGTGGACTTCCCGACGCCCGAGGGACCGCTGAGTATCGTCACCGTCCCCTCCTCCAGTCCCCCCGCCAACAGTTTGTCGAGGTTCGGCTCTCCCGAGGACAGCGGCTCCGGGTCGAACGTTCGCGAGTGGTCTCCCGGGACGAGCGCGGGGTACACGTCGATGCCCGCCTCTCGGATCTCCATCCCGTGGGTCCCGTCCTGTTGCCCCACGCCGCGGTGTTTGGGGACGGAGATTCGCCCGCCCTCGACGCCCGTCTCGAGTGAGATCACCCCGTCGCTCAGCGACATGAGCTGATCTTCCATCTGGTCGCTGGCGGTCTTCGTCGCGACGACCGTCGTCCCCCGCCCCTTGAGGAAGCGCATGAACGCGATGATCCGCCGGCGGAACTGGTACTCCGTCGGCTCGATGTACTGCAGTTGGGTGATGGGGTCGATGAGGATGCGGTCGGGGTCGAGTCGCTCGATCGCTTCGCGCATGTCGGCGATCATCGAGAACTCGTCGACGTCGACGGGTTGCGCGATGTCGTACGTCTGCGACCGCTTGAAGAACTCCGACTCCGGACCCACGTCGAGGAAGTCGGCCTCCGAGAGGTCGAGGCCGAACGCCGCGGCGTTCGTCAGCAGGTTCTCGCGCGACTCCTCGCCGTGGACGAACAGCACCCGCTCGTCGTTGTCGAGACCCTCGACGAGGAACTCCATCCCGAGCGTCGTCTTCCCGGTCCCCGGCGCCCCGAGAACCAGATACATCCGACTGCCGACGAACCCGCCGTTCAACAGCGTGTCCAACCCATCAACACCCGACGAAACGGTCTCGAACGACGCTGGATCACCCATACGACGGTCCCTCCGGGTAAGGGCGTAATGAAAATGCATGATAGTTATCGTATATATCCGACGGGCGACACTCGGAGCAGACGGCTGTCTGCACGTCGGGTGGGGGCGATTCGACTCGGCGGTGTGGAAGGGACGAGGGTCGGCGACGGGGCGCTCGACCGCCGGGATTCGTCACGGCCCCGACGACGCCGACCGATCTACTCGAACTGCTCGATCAGCGCGGGCACCACGTCGAACAGGTCGCCGACGATGCCGTAGTCGGCGATGTCGAAGATCGGTGCGTTCGGGTCGGTGTTGATCGCGATGATCGTCTCGGCGCCCTTCATCCCGGCGACGTGCTGGACGGCGCCGGAGATACCGATGGCGAGGTACACGTCGGGAGTGACCTGCTTGCCGGACTGACCGACCTGCCGGTTCTTCGGGAGCCAGCCGTTGTCGACGATTGGTCGCGAGGAGGACATCGTCGCGCCGGTCGCCTCGACGAGTTCCTCGATCAGTTCGAGGTTCTCCTCCTCCTCGATGCCGCGCCCGACGGAGACGAGGAAGTCCGCGTCGGCGATGTCGACGTCACCAGCGCCGACCTCTTCGAAGCCCTGGACGCGCGCGCCGGAGGCGCTCTCGTCGAACTCGTAGTCGAACGCCTCGACGGGCACGTCGGCGCGCTCCTCGACGGCGGCCCATTCGCCCCCGCGGACGGTGACGGCGAACGGCTCCTCGCTCAGTTCCACTGTGGTCGCGACCTTCGAGGCGTACATCTCGCGGGTCGCCTCCAGTCCGCCGTCGTACGCGAGGCCGACGGCGTCGGCGACCAGCGGGAGGTCGAGGCGGTTGGCGACCGCCGGCGCGTAGTCGAGCCCGTTGACCGAGTTGGGCATCAGCAGCGCCGTCGGGGACAGCTCCTCGAACAGCGCCGCCGTGGCTCCGGCGTACAGGTCGTGGTTGAACTCCGCGCCCGCCTCGACGGTGTGGATCGCGTCCA
The DNA window shown above is from Halobaculum marinum and carries:
- a CDS encoding ATPase domain-containing protein gives rise to the protein MGDPASFETVSSGVDGLDTLLNGGFVGSRMYLVLGAPGTGKTTLGMEFLVEGLDNDERVLFVHGEESRENLLTNAAAFGLDLSEADFLDVGPESEFFKRSQTYDIAQPVDVDEFSMIADMREAIERLDPDRILIDPITQLQYIEPTEYQFRRRIIAFMRFLKGRGTTVVATKTASDQMEDQLMSLSDGVISLETGVEGGRISVPKHRGVGQQDGTHGMEIREAGIDVYPALVPGDHSRTFDPEPLSSGEPNLDKLLAGGLEEGTVTILSGPSGVGKSTTATAFLASVAADGGDALAYLFEESLALFSYRAESFGIPIESLRESGRLTIDTIEPLKQSPEEFGRLVRTQVEARDPTLVVIDGIEGYRTAIKGDEEAIDLRRKLHALTRFLTNMNVSVILIDERSEVMGLPRPTSANLSYLADNIVFQNFFEHKGELRRAVGVLKKRVGPFETRLREFEIGGDGLSVGEPIQDMQGVLEGSLQVDDASDHGAK
- a CDS encoding sensor histidine kinase; its protein translation is MSAEPPRATIQLLVAERGNRRALASILGSYYDVTDETDIAQADPDLILVDDSSFPANRVAIAAHKRATAPVLCPVLLVRRELSSVSVTLPDPVTAEPPMLVNEVTAAPVDRQSLLHTVANLLTQRRQTISLREQAMRMERFSRTLRHELRNPLNILTGYLRRARETGEVEAFDKCTDALDRMNRMIDEALLLIETDRDRIDTTRLSLAAQAEESWGAVSDRGATLRTPADVTVVADEFRLKQLLENLFRNAVEHGAGDATVTVGPLADGFHVSDDGSGIPVDRREVVLEEGYTTARSSSGLGLAVVSAVAAAHDWDLTVTESADGGARFEFRGVDTE
- a CDS encoding polyprenyl synthetase family protein, with protein sequence MEYLERRVAMANERLAEVTGAVEPSELGDEIEHVALAGGKRVRPTVTLLSCEAAGGDPEDAVDFAVGVELVHNASLVIDDIIDRSDVRRGTPSAWAEFGYGPAIVASDGMLGEAFHLFSTNEQAMQVVAEAMVELGEGEATELVAKPTNEAEYMTLARRKTGALFRAAAELGAVAAGADGFTIESFGEYAERVGVAFQIRDDVLDATADADELGKPTGVDEAVDRPSLLQVTDLTPAEADQRARDQADAALEALETAGIGESDARGYLRDLAEFVVVRER
- a CDS encoding PRC-barrel domain containing protein — protein: MDRNHVTEEDEGKAVVDSVGQKIGMVTEVKDGTAYVDADLGLTDSVRSKLGWGSADEDDYMLDENRIHTITDDEVRLKDSF
- a CDS encoding electron transfer flavoprotein subunit alpha/FixB family protein, translating into MSDVLAVADHRRGAVRDVSVEMVRAGRELAADLGGDLHLAVIAGDTDALAETLSLDGVDAIHTVEAGAEFNHDLYAGATAALFEELSPTALLMPNSVNGLDYAPAVANRLDLPLVADAVGLAYDGGLEATREMYASKVATTVELSEEPFAVTVRGGEWAAVEERADVPVEAFDYEFDESASGARVQGFEEVGAGDVDIADADFLVSVGRGIEEEENLELIEELVEATGATMSSSRPIVDNGWLPKNRQVGQSGKQVTPDVYLAIGISGAVQHVAGMKGAETIIAINTDPNAPIFDIADYGIVGDLFDVVPALIEQFE
- a CDS encoding HU family DNA-binding protein encodes the protein MTTGTATEERLSRRTLLRRGAVLSTAAGLALATTTGVGAATSKPELIEKMASEAGLSAGDAGRVLDGLTAVTTRALAAGDSVALPAFGAFVVRKRPGRRSRGQSDDSPVAFGPCPELAAALDLTPGRHDERRAAAAYRCGDADVVVDADMIVREVGKRRDSGLSKADAKRGLDAFVTVATRTLAAGEDVSLGGFGTFSISKRSARTGRNPQTGKEIKIAAKNVVKFKAGAELSKAVN
- a CDS encoding 2-oxoacid:ferredoxin oxidoreductase subunit beta produces the protein MSSQVRFTDFKSDKQPTWCPGCGDFGTMNGMMKALAETGNDPDNTFVVAGIGCSGKIGTYMHSYAIHGVHGRALPVGAGVKMANPDLEVMVAGGDGDGYSIGAGHFVHAVRRNVDMSYVVMDNRIYGLTKGQASPTSREDFETSTTPEGPQQPPVNPLALALASGATFIAQSFSSDALRHQEIVQKAIEHDGFGFVNVFSPCVTFNDVDTYDYFRDSLVDLAETDYDPTDREAAKEKVLDADKEYMGVLYQDEDSVPYEETHGLDSNMSEIDHDGAPEGAMDLVREFY